The Methylomonas rhizoryzae genome includes the window CCCGGATTGGCATCCAACCGGTCCCAAAACCCAACAATTCCGTAGCGAATTCACCCACGGCGGCGAAAAAATCCGTTTCCTGGGCGTTTGGGATACGGTAGGCGCATTAGGCGCGCCTTACGGCCTGATATTAGGCTATTTGTGCGACTTGCTGTTCTCCTGCCGTTTTCACGACACTAAACTGAGTTCCAGCATTTTGAGCGCCAGCCACGCCATATCCGCCGACGAACACCGCTGGCCGTTCCGCCCGACCTTGTGGCAACTGGGAGCCAACCATAACCCCCAAGACTTTATCGAAGAATGGTTCCCCAGCGTGCATTCGGACGTCGGCGGCGGGTATCCGGAAACCGGCTTATCCGATAAAGCCTTGGTTTGGATGGCGGATCAAGCCACCAAACAAGGTCTGAGCACCCAAGTCAAGCTGAGTCCGAGCCCGGAGACGGCGCACAATTCGCAAACCCGTTATTACCAATATGCCACGTTGATCGCAGTGAAATGGCCGGCAACCGCGTTGATCGACCTTCCCGGCAAAGTCTTTAAAAACTGGCCGGCTTGGTTTTACGGAAAATTAAACGAGATTGGCTTACTGGCGGAACCCGACATCGCGGAAAAGGTCGCACGCATTCAAGCCAACGGCGATTATTGGCGCCGATAACCCCACACCTCGCCGCGTTAACACCGGCCAAACAGGTAAAGTAGCGAATCGCATCGCTCGCTGCTTTACCCAAATCGGACGTATTGCGCAAATTACCGATGTATAGCCTAGCCTCCCGATCCGCAATCGATGAGCAGCGTGTTTAAAACTCTTCCCAACTTCGCGTCATCACGCCAAGCCTAAACATCGTTCAAACAGATGCTCTACAAACCGTTCATCAGCGCCTGTGCGATAGCGTTGACTATCGCCGCCTTGTTGCCTTACCTCCGTGCAGTCGCCCAGGGCCGCGTGCTAGCCCACGTGTTTTCCTGGGTGATCTGGGGGATAACCACATTTTCGGTATTTCTAGCTCAACTGGCCGAACACGGCGGAATCGGCGCCTGGCCTATAGGAGTTTCCGGTAGTCTGACGATCACGGTTGCTGTACTGGCTTACCGGCAACGCAAGGCGTTAGATATCGCTCCCAGCGATTGGTGTTTCTTTTTAGCCGCCTTATCCGCATTGCCGCTGTGGCACTGGACCGACGATGCTTTCACCGCGGTATTAATTCTGACGGCGGTTGACATCCTGGGTTTTGCCCCCAGTTTTCGTAAAGCTTACCGGCAACCTGATTCGGAATCGCCTGGATTTTTCGCGCTGTTTTTGCTGCGCAACATCTTGGTGATATTGGCTTTGGAGCATTATTCCTGGACGACCGTACTGTTTCCGGCGGCGGTTGCCGCAGCCTGCACCGCCATGATCGGTCTGATTTTGCGTAAACGGCCTTAAATCCGCCCCTTAAATTTCCCGCCTGCCGGTTGGCATACAAACCTATTACCTGTCTAATCGAACGCCAATCTACAACGCTCAAGCTAATCTAGTCCGACTTGGCAAAACGCGATCCTTTTGCAGCCACCCCCGCCTTTCCGTCACAAACGCCGTTTACAATGGCCGCCCCACCGTTCGCCTTGCTTTGCGCCATGGAGTTTTCGCTGCTGACTTTGAATCTGCATACCTACCAACAACATCCTCGCCATTGCAGTTTCGAAACCATGCATTTGCACGAGCGCGAGGTGCGGATCATTGCCGAAGCGATGGCACATTTACGGGTCGACATAGCGTGTTTTCAGGAGGTTGGCGAATATCTGCACGATCCTATCACTCGTCCCTACGGCGAATCCCCTTCCAACATGGCGTTTCGGATTTGCCGGCGCTTGCGCAGCTGGGGCCATTGGTACCATCAGCATCAGGATTGGAGCCACGTCGGCTTTCAGCGCTGGCGGGAAGGCACGGCGATTCTCAGCCGCCATCCGATGCACCACAATTATGCGGATTACGTGTCCTATTGCCGGCGCAAAGACAACTATATGTCGCGCAATGTGACGCTCAGCTGCATAGACTTACCCCGGTTCGGTCTGCTGCATGTGGCCAACGTGCATTTAAGCTGGGCGCACCACGGTTTTTTCGAGGAATACGGTCGGCTGCGCGGCTTGATCGAATCGCGCCGCCATTTCGGTGTCAGAGCCGATTTGATGGTAGGCGATTTCAACGCCCCGGCCGGCGAGCACGCCTATAACCACATCGTCGGCAACCGCGAGTACGTGGACCAGTTTTTCGAACTACACCCGCAACGGTTTTACGAACCGACCTTCCGCGGCCAGATCGACGGTTGGCGGCACAGTCCGCCCAAGCGCATCGATTACATTTTCAAACGCAACGGTCAACCGATCAAAGTGAGCGCTATGGAAGCGATTTTCAACGACCGCTTTTACCCGACCGTATCGGACCATTTCGGTTATCTGGCCCGCTTCGAAACCTGCTAAGGATATGGTTGCAAACAACTTCCCTATGTCGCAAGGTAAGGATTTTTCCGTTCGTTCCTAGCCCTTCGTCCCCGCTCATCAGAGCCTTGTCGAAGCATGAATTGTTTGGCGGGAAAAATAATTTCGAGCAGTTATTTTTCACCGGAGCCAAGCCCCGCCTAAACAAAGACGGCGCGGCCGGCAAGCCGGAAATCCCAATGCGCTTGAGCGACGTCCTGTCAACATCCGGTAACCACAAGGTCATCAACTTGTCACGCTCGACGCCGACAATCGCCAGCCTCTACACGACTATCCGGTGATTGGCGATGCGTATACGGCGATTGGTTTGTCTATTGCTAATAGCGGCCGCGGGCTGCGCCGATCGCGCCGTGCAGCGTTCCGATGCGCAATCGGCCTTGTCCGGCACCGATTACTTCGTCAAAAGTTACCGGCAAGACGCGGTCAACGCCGGGCGGCAAACCCTGGAGCAATATTTACTGTGGGTCACACGTTTTTACCAGGGTTGGGATATCTATCCGAGCGGCTGGGAGCAAATCCAGCGGAACCTGCTGGAACCGCTGCCTGACGACTCGAACCGCACGGAGCTTGAAGCGAAGCTGGAGCACTTGGGACGCAGCATTGCCGCCGAATGGGCCAAGAACAACGCCACCCGCCGCATCCACACCCGCCATGTCGCCATATGGGGGCGAGCGTTGCAAAGAGCACAAGCACTCGGCCAAGCCCCGGCGATGATAGAGCGCATTACGACCGACGTGGACAATTTGCTGGAAAACAAGATCAGCGCCGACGTGATTACCGAAAACCGCTTTTATGCCGAGGATGACGTGTTGAGCGAATATCCTTGACCCGGCGGCAGTCCGGCTAGGCTAGCTGCTTTGAACCGAAAGCATGTGGTGCCGGCCGCTATCGTTGACTATCAAACGCCCCTAGCCGCAACTTGCCGGACACCAACCCGTCTCCGGCGCTCGTCAATTCCGCTTCTCCCACCGTTATGCCGTGCTGGTGTAAAACCGCCAGCCAAGCTGCCAGACGGTCGAAGGTCAGCGGTTGCAAGCGAACGTCCACGTCGCCTCCGTCGCCTAGCTGCTGCTCGGCAATCGCATCAGCCACTTGCATTTGCCGGCTGCTGTCGGCCAGGGTTTGCCGAATATCGGCCGACACCGCGACCGCTTCGCCGGCCGCATCGCGTAAGGGTTTGACCC containing:
- a CDS encoding endonuclease/exonuclease/phosphatase family protein: MAAPPFALLCAMEFSLLTLNLHTYQQHPRHCSFETMHLHEREVRIIAEAMAHLRVDIACFQEVGEYLHDPITRPYGESPSNMAFRICRRLRSWGHWYHQHQDWSHVGFQRWREGTAILSRHPMHHNYADYVSYCRRKDNYMSRNVTLSCIDLPRFGLLHVANVHLSWAHHGFFEEYGRLRGLIESRRHFGVRADLMVGDFNAPAGEHAYNHIVGNREYVDQFFELHPQRFYEPTFRGQIDGWRHSPPKRIDYIFKRNGQPIKVSAMEAIFNDRFYPTVSDHFGYLARFETC
- a CDS encoding DUF2235 domain-containing protein, producing the protein MKKKLVVFCDGTWNEPDKNPTNVAKLFEATLQEDQKGIPQVVHYIQGVGTHWYDRMMGGMFGWGISENVKSGYRFLCSNYNQGDEIYLFGFSRGAYTARSLAGLIHNMGILRREHFDQVNQTYARYKDKSPDWHPTGPKTQQFRSEFTHGGEKIRFLGVWDTVGALGAPYGLILGYLCDLLFSCRFHDTKLSSSILSASHAISADEHRWPFRPTLWQLGANHNPQDFIEEWFPSVHSDVGGGYPETGLSDKALVWMADQATKQGLSTQVKLSPSPETAHNSQTRYYQYATLIAVKWPATALIDLPGKVFKNWPAWFYGKLNEIGLLAEPDIAEKVARIQANGDYWRR
- the gspM gene encoding type II secretion system protein GspM; this encodes MRFISPAVADRWQALSARERGLCVAGAAAVLIVLGYFWLYSPQVARNAVLYAQIQAQRDVLQHLSEVAARVKPLRDAAGEAVAVSADIRQTLADSSRQMQVADAIAEQQLGDGGDVDVRLQPLTFDRLAAWLAVLHQHGITVGEAELTSAGDGLVSGKLRLGAFDSQR